Proteins co-encoded in one Cytobacillus sp. NJ13 genomic window:
- a CDS encoding UxaA family hydrolase has translation MKMIKGYRRPNGKMGIRNHLLIIPTVVCANHVSNRIQQSVPASVAIPHQHGCSQIGDDKERTHKLLAGMGKNPNVGAVLLVSLGCEVIDASELKKEIEETGKPVEWIDIQDAGGSIKAIQKGSELAKQLYKEIENIPQADISLSELILGVKCGGSDATSGLCSNPSLGKASDMLIKQGGTIVMGETTEIIGAEHIVAESAVNEEVANKVYAYVDKFEKEIERIGADMRGGNPSPGNIEGGLSTIEEKSLGCISKAGTSPLRDVLPFAEEMPGSGYYFMDSPGNDIECVSGMAAAGVHMVCFTTGRGTPTGNPIIPVIKITGNEITARNMADNIDVDTSPVMKGKETIDDAGNRVFETVIKTAQGELTKAEVLGHQEFSISRISISL, from the coding sequence ATGAAAATGATAAAAGGTTACCGCCGTCCAAACGGTAAAATGGGAATACGAAATCATTTATTAATAATCCCTACTGTTGTTTGTGCTAACCATGTATCAAATAGAATCCAGCAAAGCGTACCTGCTTCAGTAGCTATTCCGCATCAGCATGGCTGCAGCCAAATTGGAGATGACAAAGAACGTACACATAAATTGCTTGCAGGAATGGGGAAAAACCCGAATGTTGGTGCAGTTTTACTAGTGAGTTTGGGCTGTGAAGTGATAGATGCAAGTGAATTAAAAAAAGAAATTGAAGAAACTGGAAAACCTGTCGAATGGATCGATATTCAGGATGCTGGAGGCTCCATCAAAGCGATTCAAAAAGGATCTGAATTAGCAAAGCAATTATACAAAGAAATTGAAAATATCCCTCAAGCAGATATCTCGCTTTCGGAATTAATCCTGGGTGTGAAATGCGGAGGATCTGACGCTACTTCCGGATTATGCAGCAATCCTTCTTTAGGAAAAGCATCAGATATGCTCATAAAACAGGGCGGCACTATTGTAATGGGAGAAACAACTGAAATCATCGGAGCTGAACACATTGTTGCTGAATCAGCTGTCAATGAAGAAGTAGCAAATAAGGTCTATGCCTATGTAGACAAATTTGAAAAAGAGATTGAACGCATTGGCGCAGACATGCGCGGCGGCAATCCAAGTCCGGGCAATATTGAGGGTGGTTTGTCAACAATTGAAGAAAAATCACTAGGCTGTATAAGCAAAGCCGGTACAAGCCCATTAAGAGATGTACTGCCATTTGCCGAGGAAATGCCAGGAAGCGGATATTACTTCATGGATTCGCCTGGGAATGATATCGAATGTGTTTCAGGTATGGCAGCTGCAGGTGTTCATATGGTCTGTTTTACGACGGGAAGAGGAACCCCAACAGGAAATCCAATTATCCCGGTTATCAAAATAACAGGTAATGAAATCACAGCCCGTAATATGGCGGATAACATTGATGTAGATACAAGTCCTGTTATGAAAGGTAAGGAAACAATTGACGATGCAGGAAACCGTGTTTTTGAGACCGTTATAAAAACTGCACAGGGAGAACTGACAAAAGCTGAAGTTTTAGGTCACCAAGAGTTTAGTATCAGCCGAATCAGCATCAGCCTGTAA
- a CDS encoding glucose 1-dehydrogenase, whose translation MSKLKNRIALVTGGARGIGAAIVMRLAEEGANVAINYTSPGSYEKAKALKETIEELFHIQAMAVKANVGIKADVDQMMDEVERELGSVDILVNNAGIAPFEPFLTLSEETWDKTYQTNVKSIYLTTQRAAKKMIENKYGKVINITSTASVLVTSPVIPHYISSKAAASHLTKALAIELGKHNINVNAVGPSTVATDMCEEYLEDPEILQKEIEANPMKRLGTEKQIGDAVVFLASEEAMQINGHLLMVDGGLTVKAAQPEDHMDHDLEVKV comes from the coding sequence ATGAGTAAATTAAAAAATCGAATAGCGCTTGTAACAGGCGGTGCCCGGGGAATAGGTGCAGCCATTGTTATGAGATTAGCGGAAGAGGGAGCAAATGTAGCAATTAATTATACGTCACCCGGTTCGTATGAAAAAGCAAAAGCTTTAAAAGAAACAATTGAAGAACTGTTCCATATTCAGGCGATGGCTGTAAAAGCAAATGTAGGAATCAAAGCAGATGTTGACCAAATGATGGACGAAGTAGAAAGAGAGTTAGGATCGGTTGATATCCTGGTAAATAATGCTGGTATTGCGCCATTTGAACCTTTTTTGACGCTTTCAGAAGAAACATGGGACAAAACCTATCAGACAAATGTGAAATCAATTTACTTAACGACACAAAGAGCAGCTAAAAAGATGATTGAAAATAAATATGGAAAAGTCATAAATATTACATCAACTGCTAGTGTTCTCGTGACAAGTCCAGTGATTCCGCATTATATTTCATCAAAAGCAGCGGCAAGCCATTTAACAAAAGCACTGGCCATTGAACTAGGTAAACATAATATAAATGTAAACGCTGTTGGACCAAGCACTGTTGCAACAGATATGTGCGAAGAGTATCTGGAAGATCCTGAAATTTTACAAAAAGAAATTGAAGCGAATCCAATGAAGAGGCTTGGTACTGAAAAACAAATTGGAGATGCGGTGGTATTTTTAGCTTCAGAGGAAGCCATGCAAATAAATGGACATCTGTTAATGGTAGATGGCGGATTAACTGTTAAAGCAGCACAGCCAGAGGATCATATGGATCATGACTTGGAGGTAAAAGTATGA
- a CDS encoding LacI family DNA-binding transcriptional regulator gives MTTIYDIAKKANVSPMTVSRVINNKGSISEKTREKVEAVIKELNYIPNSAAQSLNIKKTKLLSLIITDITNPFFTKVARGAADKANQMGYQLILCNTDEDYEKESDYINALISKRVDGVIIAPTGDSSIKNLNKLIKNRIPFTLIDREIENVSCDKVLGDNYEGTKLLLQHLIDNGHERIALVHGPLTISTSKERYQAFLETLKIKDLNIDPLFLIETHYKQEEDWNGIDHLVNLPPAKRPTAIFAANNFIAIKIINSLREKKIKVPNDIAVVCFDDLELFLDLDPFLTVSSQPAYDFGYIGTQLVIERVEEVSPKEYRTINLKPELVIRKSSGTPIK, from the coding sequence GTGACGACTATTTACGATATTGCAAAAAAAGCTAATGTTTCACCGATGACCGTATCACGAGTGATTAACAACAAGGGGAGTATTAGCGAAAAGACAAGAGAAAAAGTAGAAGCAGTTATAAAAGAGTTAAACTATATTCCTAATTCTGCTGCTCAAAGTTTGAATATTAAAAAGACGAAATTACTATCATTAATCATAACGGATATTACAAACCCCTTTTTTACAAAAGTAGCAAGAGGTGCTGCGGATAAGGCTAATCAAATGGGGTATCAGCTAATTTTATGCAATACAGATGAAGACTATGAAAAAGAGAGTGATTATATTAATGCGTTAATTTCTAAACGCGTAGATGGAGTAATTATTGCTCCAACAGGAGATTCATCAATCAAAAATTTAAATAAATTAATAAAAAACAGGATCCCTTTTACATTAATTGATAGAGAGATTGAAAATGTTTCTTGTGATAAGGTTCTTGGCGATAACTATGAGGGTACGAAATTGCTGCTTCAGCATTTAATTGATAATGGACATGAGAGAATAGCATTGGTGCATGGTCCACTTACAATTTCGACTTCAAAGGAACGGTATCAGGCATTTTTAGAGACGTTAAAAATAAAAGATTTAAACATAGATCCTTTATTTTTGATCGAGACTCATTATAAACAAGAGGAGGATTGGAATGGAATCGATCACCTGGTTAATCTTCCTCCGGCTAAACGCCCAACGGCCATTTTTGCGGCAAATAATTTTATCGCGATTAAAATTATTAATAGCCTGCGGGAAAAAAAGATTAAAGTCCCAAATGATATTGCTGTTGTTTGCTTTGATGATCTAGAATTATTTCTGGACCTTGATCCATTTTTAACAGTATCTTCCCAGCCTGCATATGATTTTGGATATATCGGAACACAATTAGTCATTGAGAGAGTAGAAGAAGTTAGTCCCAAAGAGTATAGAACAATAAATTTAAAACCTGAATTGGTTATCAGAAAGTCATCTGGAACTCCTATTAAATAA
- a CDS encoding amidohydrolase family protein, giving the protein MRVIIDAHQHFWKLERGDYSWLTSDMGVLYQDFLPKDLIPLLEKYQISGTVLVQAAPTYEETKFLLSLYEQYEWIYGVVGWLDLSSPSFQEQLDSLLKQPGLVGLRPMLQDIEQNDWILQEQVIENLKWMIRYNLPLDLLINNKHTSSILTLMETLPDLLTVINHLAKPNITDEEINNWKEEMNALAKFPNVWCKISGLMTQADTKQWKIEDFKPYIHHIIEMFGPSRIMFGSDWPVCLLAGSYDDAVQIINKCLPDSLSTLEKEQIFSENAKLFYKLKERSAINE; this is encoded by the coding sequence GTGAGAGTTATAATTGACGCACATCAGCATTTTTGGAAGCTAGAAAGAGGAGATTATTCTTGGCTTACTAGTGATATGGGTGTCCTCTATCAAGATTTTTTGCCGAAAGATTTAATCCCTTTGCTGGAGAAATATCAAATTTCTGGGACGGTGCTTGTACAGGCAGCCCCTACATACGAAGAAACAAAATTTCTTTTATCGTTATATGAACAATATGAATGGATCTATGGTGTGGTTGGCTGGTTGGATTTATCTTCACCATCTTTTCAGGAACAGTTAGATTCATTATTGAAGCAGCCTGGATTAGTAGGATTACGTCCAATGCTTCAAGATATAGAACAAAACGATTGGATTCTTCAAGAACAAGTTATCGAAAATCTAAAATGGATGATTCGATATAACCTTCCACTTGATTTATTAATTAATAATAAGCATACGTCTTCTATTTTAACTTTAATGGAAACACTTCCTGATTTATTGACTGTTATTAATCATTTGGCTAAACCGAATATAACAGATGAAGAAATCAATAATTGGAAAGAAGAGATGAATGCCTTAGCTAAATTTCCAAATGTTTGGTGCAAAATATCAGGGTTAATGACACAAGCGGATACGAAGCAGTGGAAAATAGAAGATTTCAAGCCTTATATTCATCATATTATTGAAATGTTTGGCCCTTCCCGCATTATGTTTGGAAGTGATTGGCCAGTTTGCTTATTAGCGGGGAGTTATGATGATGCGGTTCAAATCATAAATAAATGCCTTCCTGATAGCTTAAGCACATTAGAAAAAGAACAAATATTTTCTGAAAATGCAAAATTGTTTTACAAACTAAAGGAGAGGAGTGCAATCAATGAGTAA
- a CDS encoding UxaA family hydrolase, with translation MSKLTKEQEITSIVMSEIDNVATLLKNIDSGEKLLYAINGKKEELTAKQAIPFGHKIAIKPIQPSENVVKYGQVIGAASMEITPGEHVHIHNIEGIRGRGDKAKGGQS, from the coding sequence ATGAGTAAGTTAACTAAGGAGCAAGAGATAACAAGTATTGTAATGTCCGAGATTGATAATGTTGCTACCCTTTTGAAAAATATAGATTCTGGTGAAAAGCTGCTATATGCGATTAATGGCAAAAAGGAAGAATTGACAGCAAAACAAGCTATTCCATTTGGACATAAAATAGCCATTAAACCTATTCAGCCATCTGAAAATGTTGTGAAATACGGTCAGGTGATTGGTGCAGCCAGTATGGAGATTACCCCTGGTGAACATGTACATATTCATAATATTGAAGGGATTAGAGGCAGAGGGGATAAAGCGAAAGGGGGTCAAAGTTAA